A part of Microcoleus sp. bin38.metabat.b11b12b14.051 genomic DNA contains:
- a CDS encoding tetratricopeptide repeat protein, giving the protein MSTQNNRDLQIGRFLSGNQQVFTQLLTFVDFSTKFTIGFVEVNFNAEADLLIEGLNNHPISEETQFEVLTFAEDLRFLRDEIVKILPTIKQEPNKKLVLIVRGLEKSIGKFDEYPPVLQDLNWVRDAYKTSVPYPMLFVLPDYGITRLAKFAADFWAWKSGVFLFKTTQATRDDAVARTLDSQRSFRTLETPEKQERIELLESLLMDYSPSHSGSERNPSACSNILHQLGVAYLSQEKPVKAREYLDKALELTKESENLSLQAEVYNELGKAYKQQKQFPAAMNAYQASLSISRELENRRGEANALYYLGNVCQDLRDWEKATVFYQQCLQIEESIGDVYSQASTYEQLGWVAKEMWKLTEAELYYRKALEIFSEYGDRPGMASSWGLLGNIERNRGNWDEAERLYRQSLELRTELGDREGMATSIGCLGEIEMLKGNLDAAEPLLQEALAKMQELGERAKLAEANYDLALLYRKRNNPELAQQHYNTAHQIFEQLGAAKDLERIDREW; this is encoded by the coding sequence ATGTCAACCCAGAATAATCGTGATTTACAAATTGGACGATTTCTATCGGGAAATCAGCAGGTATTTACTCAACTGTTGACGTTCGTTGATTTTTCCACCAAGTTTACAATTGGGTTTGTAGAAGTTAATTTTAATGCGGAAGCTGATTTGTTAATTGAGGGATTGAACAATCATCCGATTTCTGAAGAAACTCAATTTGAAGTTCTGACTTTTGCTGAGGATTTGCGTTTTCTCCGAGATGAAATTGTCAAGATTTTACCTACTATTAAGCAAGAGCCAAATAAAAAGTTAGTTTTAATTGTGCGGGGATTGGAAAAGTCGATCGGCAAATTTGACGAATATCCACCAGTGTTACAAGACCTTAATTGGGTGCGAGATGCTTATAAAACCAGCGTTCCCTATCCGATGCTGTTTGTTTTACCGGACTATGGGATTACTCGTTTGGCGAAGTTTGCAGCGGATTTTTGGGCGTGGAAGTCGGGCGTATTTTTATTTAAAACTACTCAAGCTACTAGAGATGATGCCGTTGCTAGGACTCTTGATTCGCAAAGGAGTTTTAGGACATTAGAAACGCCTGAAAAGCAAGAACGCATAGAACTTTTAGAGTCTTTGTTGATGGACTACAGTCCGAGTCATTCTGGAAGTGAAAGAAATCCTAGTGCTTGCAGCAATATTTTACATCAATTAGGAGTTGCTTATCTCAGTCAAGAGAAGCCTGTTAAAGCGAGGGAGTATTTAGACAAAGCTTTGGAGTTGACAAAGGAAAGTGAAAATTTATCGCTGCAAGCTGAAGTTTATAATGAATTGGGTAAAGCTTACAAGCAACAGAAACAATTTCCGGCGGCAATGAATGCTTATCAAGCATCGCTGTCAATTTCCCGCGAACTGGAAAATCGTCGCGGTGAAGCTAATGCTTTGTATTATTTGGGGAATGTCTGTCAGGATTTGCGAGATTGGGAAAAGGCAACTGTTTTTTATCAGCAATGTTTACAAATTGAAGAGTCAATTGGAGATGTATACTCTCAAGCAAGCACCTACGAACAGTTAGGATGGGTGGCAAAAGAAATGTGGAAGTTGACTGAAGCTGAGCTTTATTATCGCAAAGCTTTGGAGATTTTTAGCGAATATGGCGATCGCCCTGGTATGGCGAGTAGTTGGGGACTATTGGGAAATATCGAGCGAAATCGCGGGAATTGGGATGAAGCTGAGAGATTGTACCGGCAATCTTTGGAATTAAGGACAGAATTGGGCGATCGTGAAGGTATGGCAACTTCGATCGGTTGTCTTGGAGAAATTGAGATGCTTAAGGGTAATTTGGATGCAGCAGAACCGCTTTTACAAGAAGCTTTAGCGAAAATGCAAGAACTAGGAGAACGTGCAAAACTTGCCGAGGCTAACTACGATTTAGCACTACTTTACCGCAAACGCAACAACCCAGAACTCGCCCAACAACATTACAACACAGCCCATCAAATATTTGAACAATTGGGAGCCGCCAAAGACTTAGAAAGAATCGATCGCGAGTGGTAA
- a CDS encoding P-loop NTPase fold protein: MTALPINRATTLKAAYQVCNPLESLGGADIDRYYVDLSDVRKTEAIAGVSNILDCQEPEQFTTILFTGHRGCGKSTELKRIQKEWEKDYRVIYLEVNKETDISDVGYTDFYLITIKQVEFEMRRLGLKLDSRLMDNFEAWFKDVTEETERTVESSISIEGEATLGPEAPFLAKLLVKLLAQIKGSDRQKKTIRQILEKDISRLKADINLLLNDAVKKLRKKFPNYKGFLIIFDNLDRVPPGVANHLFFDYAAQLQELNCTMIYTVPLGALYSSQNAVKNFDCPHIVPMVNIYEFNRDSCDLNYNEASLNAMASLIERRVEVDTIFESREQLLELAKASGGHVRQLIQLMRTSSITARGRGHAKIMAEDVTYAIKQEQFNFERFIPQSHYPVLAQVCLTKNVNKDEISELMLFNLSVLEYNGKNRWNYPNPVVKQNEEFKKALRDARESNVNPE, translated from the coding sequence ATGACTGCTCTTCCTATCAACCGCGCAACTACCCTCAAAGCTGCTTATCAAGTTTGCAATCCTCTCGAATCATTAGGAGGTGCAGATATCGATCGCTATTATGTTGATTTATCAGACGTTCGCAAAACTGAAGCGATCGCAGGTGTCAGTAATATTTTAGACTGTCAAGAACCAGAACAGTTTACCACAATCCTATTTACCGGACATCGTGGCTGTGGCAAAAGTACCGAATTGAAGCGAATTCAAAAAGAGTGGGAAAAAGATTATCGCGTCATTTATCTGGAAGTCAACAAAGAGACAGATATTAGTGATGTAGGTTATACAGATTTTTATTTGATCACCATTAAGCAAGTTGAGTTTGAAATGCGTCGGCTGGGACTGAAATTAGATTCTCGGCTGATGGATAATTTTGAGGCTTGGTTTAAGGATGTCACCGAAGAAACAGAACGAACAGTTGAAAGTTCCATCAGCATCGAAGGAGAAGCAACTTTGGGGCCGGAAGCTCCATTTTTAGCAAAGTTGTTGGTAAAGTTACTGGCACAAATCAAAGGTTCTGATAGGCAGAAGAAAACAATTCGCCAAATCTTAGAAAAAGACATTTCTCGATTGAAAGCCGATATCAACTTGCTGTTAAATGATGCTGTCAAAAAACTGAGAAAAAAGTTTCCCAACTATAAAGGTTTTCTGATTATATTTGACAATTTAGACCGAGTTCCTCCAGGGGTAGCAAATCATTTATTTTTCGATTATGCGGCTCAACTTCAAGAACTCAACTGTACGATGATTTACACAGTTCCGCTGGGAGCACTATACTCGTCTCAAAATGCCGTCAAGAATTTTGACTGTCCTCACATTGTCCCGATGGTCAATATTTATGAATTTAATCGAGATAGCTGTGACTTAAACTACAACGAAGCTAGCTTAAATGCTATGGCTAGTTTAATCGAACGCCGAGTTGAAGTTGACACAATCTTTGAGTCTCGCGAACAATTGCTAGAATTAGCAAAAGCTAGTGGTGGCCATGTTCGCCAACTCATCCAGCTCATGCGGACTTCTTCCATAACAGCTAGAGGTCGCGGTCATGCTAAAATAATGGCTGAAGATGTTACTTATGCAATCAAACAAGAACAATTTAATTTTGAGCGATTTATTCCGCAAAGTCACTACCCAGTTTTAGCTCAAGTTTGTTTGACGAAAAATGTTAATAAAGATGAAATTAGTGAATTGATGTTATTCAATCTTTCGGTTTTGGAATACAACGGCAAAAATCGATGGAACTATCCGAATCCGGTGGTGAAGCAAAATGAAGAATTCAAAAAAGCTCTCCGAGATGCCAGAGAATCAAATGTCAACCCAGAATAA